A genomic segment from Psychrobacter arcticus 273-4 encodes:
- a CDS encoding TolC family protein — protein sequence MQINTLITYAVQTHPLVGSARASQQATTEGINAAKLNLLPTPSVSSGYDRDNDFVSQVTIRQPLWTGGKLTADVNQAIFDDKAAVEYIYEQQNLVAKTAIDAWQAYIQAIAKQSVHIDGLKELNEFEAMMQRRVNQGVSARIELDLVTNRILQEQNAYQAAVEQQRIAAARLEQIVGEPLSRNSVMSLPNIKALVNQAKQQSTNFERMAFEQAGFYNPTVVKEHFQIESAKQGVEAQQASKYPTVYAQYEHAYYHEDNENKGKFSLGLSYAPGAGFSNLALARASQAQVSSLVQTQEAARRRVIENVQVQYQQFVSARDRETSLVAAVAGAQIVVSSYRRQFIAGRKSWLEVLNAVREHNEYQVQLVQTRADMLGAFYRLQVDFGSMPWQQYGHNREPVTLFKPLDPVKKWINNQEVKKSAKSMGYVPVVEEDYLEIRLPDNVEDSLNNGNFIMLNEDYSVTPIVDQNTMIELKK from the coding sequence ATGCAAATCAATACCTTGATTACATATGCAGTTCAAACTCATCCTTTAGTTGGATCAGCTCGTGCCAGTCAACAGGCAACTACTGAAGGTATCAATGCGGCAAAATTGAATCTGCTACCAACCCCAAGCGTAAGCTCGGGCTATGATAGAGACAATGATTTTGTCTCACAAGTCACCATTCGCCAGCCATTATGGACAGGCGGTAAGCTCACTGCTGATGTCAATCAAGCCATATTTGATGACAAAGCTGCAGTCGAGTATATTTATGAGCAGCAAAATCTTGTCGCAAAGACCGCTATTGATGCTTGGCAGGCTTATATCCAAGCCATTGCCAAACAAAGCGTTCATATCGATGGTTTAAAAGAGCTCAATGAATTTGAAGCCATGATGCAGCGCCGTGTCAATCAAGGTGTCTCTGCTCGTATCGAGCTTGATTTAGTGACCAACCGTATTTTGCAAGAGCAAAATGCCTATCAAGCGGCAGTGGAGCAGCAACGCATCGCGGCTGCGCGCCTTGAGCAAATTGTTGGCGAGCCTCTGTCACGTAATAGTGTGATGAGCTTACCTAATATCAAAGCACTCGTAAATCAAGCCAAACAACAATCTACCAATTTTGAGCGCATGGCATTTGAGCAAGCCGGTTTTTATAATCCCACCGTGGTAAAAGAGCATTTTCAAATTGAGTCGGCAAAACAAGGTGTTGAAGCCCAACAAGCCTCTAAATATCCTACCGTTTATGCTCAATACGAGCACGCTTACTATCACGAAGACAACGAAAATAAAGGCAAGTTCTCATTAGGATTAAGTTACGCGCCTGGCGCAGGGTTTTCTAACCTAGCGTTGGCACGTGCCTCGCAGGCGCAAGTGAGTAGCTTGGTACAGACCCAAGAAGCGGCACGTCGACGCGTCATAGAGAATGTTCAGGTGCAGTATCAGCAGTTTGTTAGTGCTAGAGATCGCGAAACCTCGTTAGTGGCAGCGGTAGCGGGGGCGCAGATTGTCGTCAGCTCTTATCGTCGTCAGTTTATTGCTGGACGTAAATCATGGTTAGAGGTGCTAAATGCCGTTCGTGAGCACAATGAATATCAAGTACAGCTAGTGCAGACGCGAGCAGATATGTTAGGGGCGTTTTATCGTCTCCAAGTAGATTTTGGCAGTATGCCGTGGCAACAGTATGGACACAATCGTGAGCCAGTGACATTATTTAAGCCATTGGATCCAGTAAAAAAGTGGATCAATAATCAAGAAGTAAAAAAATCCGCCAAGAGCATGGGTTATGTACCGGTGGTAGAAGAGGATTATTTGGAAATAAGATTACCTGACAATGTAGAAGACAGTCTTAATAATGGTAATTTTATTATGCTAAACGAAGATTATAGTGTCACGCCCATCGTTGATCAGAATACTATGATAGAACTGAAGAAGTGA